TGTTCTATTTCTCCCGAAGGTAAAAATAAACCGCTTAACAAGGAAGGAATTTGTGATGCCCAATGTGATAACTATCTTTACATCAGAACTTGATTTAATGAACATACATTTTATTGCAATTGGGGGTAGTGCGATGCATAATTTAGCGCTGGCCCTAGAACATAAGGGATATACGATTACCGGAAGTGATGATGTTATTTTTGAACCTTCCAAATCCCGATTAGCCGCCAAAGGCCTCTTACCGGAAACTTTTGGCTGGTATCCTGAAAAAATACATGAGGGCTTGGATGCCATTGTTTTAGGAATGCATGCAAAAGCAGATAATCCAGAACTGTTGAAGGCACAAGAATTGGGCCTTACCATCTATTCCTATCCGGAATTTCTCTATGAACAATCCAAGGATAAAACGAGGGTGGTTATTGGTGGAAGTCATGGTAAAACCACCATCACCTCTATGATTTTACATGTGCTGAATTACCACAACATAAAAGTGGATTATATGGTGGGCGCTCAATTGGAGGGCTTTGACAGGATGGTGCATCTAACCGAGGACAACGATTTTATTGTTTTGGAGGGAGACGAGTATTTGTCCTCCCCAATTGATAGACGACCCAAATTTCATTTGTACAAACCAAATATTGCGCTGTTAAGTGGTATTGCCTGGGATCACATTAATGTATTTCCAACTTTCGAAAACTACGTGGAACAGTTCCAAATTTTTGTGGATAGTATCGTAAATGGAGGAAGTATAACATACAATGAGGAAGACCCTGAGGTCAAACGTGTAGTGGAAGCTTCTGAAAATACCATAAGAAAATTAGCTTATTCAACTCCCGCATATAAGGTGTTGGATGGGCAAACGTTTTTGGAGACTCCTGAAGGTCCTATGCCGATTGAAGTCTTTGGGGAGCACAATCTAAGTAATTTGTCCGGTGCCAAATGGATATGTCAGCATATGGGGGTGGACGAAGAAGACTTTTATGAGGCTATCGCCACGTTCAAGGGCGCTTCTAAACGCTTGGAGAAAATCGCAGAGGGTAAAACAAGTGTGGCCTATAAGGACTTTGCCCACTCACCGAGTAAAGTCGCAGCAACTACTAGGGCGGTTAAAGAACAATATCCGGATAGAAAACTGGTGGCCTGTTTAGAATTACACACGTACAGCAGTTTTAATCCTGAGTTCCTAAAGGAATATAAGGGAGCTTTGGATTTCGCGGACGAAGCGGTCATATTTTACCTGCCGGAATCGGTTGCCATTAAAAAATTAGCAGCGGTTACTCCATCTCAAATTGCTGAAGCTTTTAAGAGGGAGGATTTAATAATCTTTACCGATGCGAATTCCTTTCATGCCTATTTAAACGGAAAAGATTATGAGGATACAACGCTACTGCTTATGAGTTCCGGGAACTACGGGGGATTTAATTTGGATACTCTAAACGGGTTATTGAAATAACAAAACTGCAAATTAATCTTCCATCATAAAAATCATACTCCAAATTGGGTCAAATGGTGATTCAAATGTTTGTATTGCAGTTGTCCCCACTGGTCCTTGGTAAAGGTTCCAAAAGTAGGATGTGGATACCATACTTCGCGCCCTTGCAATGAATGAAATTCGTTTATGAGGGACTTAAGTTTGTCACGCTCCTCTTTAAAGTTCTTGGGTTCTCGAGCTTTAAGTTGGGGAGAAGTAGGCAGATTTCTTCTCCACGGCTTATCGTCGTACAGCGATTTCTTGAAAAATAACTTAATGAACCAATTCCCCCTGGACGTATTTTTTTTGTTGGTAATGGCCAACTTTAGGGGGTATTGACAGTGCCAACACATCTGCCCTACAGTCATTTTACCCCAGAGGCGTTCGGAATTCTCGTTCAACTTGTCCAGTCTGTTTATTATTTCAGTGTGGGTATCGCCGTTTAGGAGTGATTGCACAGGTCTATTTTTTAGTTGATTTTGAATTTACAATAAAATAATTACTTCAGTATCTTTAGCGCATGCAAGAAAGGGCGAAATCTTTTTCCATTAAAAACTGGTCCGATGACGATAAACCAAGGGAAAAACTCATTTCTAAAGGGCGTGCCGTTCTTTCAGACGCCGAACTTATTGCTATTTTAATTGGCTCAGGTAGTAGATCTGAAAGTGCCGTGGAGCTTTCCAAGCGTATTTTGGCGTCAACCGAAAATAGCCTGAACGAATTGGGAAGGTTATCCGTAAAACAATTAATGAAGTTTAAAGGTATAGGCGAAGCGAAAGCGGTAACTATTGCCGCGGCATTGGAAATAGGAAGAAGGAGAAGAGGAGAGGAGTCCGTAAAAATTGAAGCCATTGGTAGTAGTAGAGATGCTTATGAACTTTTACAACCGCTTATGGGTGATTTGGAGCATGAGGAGTTTTGGATCTTATACCTGAACAACTCCAATAAGGTCCTGCACAAGGCGCAACTAAGCAAAGGTGGAATAACAGGAACGTTGGTTGATGTTAGGATTATTATGCGACAGGCACTGGAGTTGGGAGCAATAGCGTTAATTTTGGCCCATAATCACCCTTCCGGGACATTGAAGCCCAGCAATGCGGATAAGCAAATAACTCAAAAAATTAAGGCAGGCGGAGAGGCTTTAGATATAAAGGTTCTAGATCATCTGATCATTACCCAAAAGAATTATTTTAGTTTCGCCGACGATAAGATATTGTAAATGTTATTAATTTATACCCATAAGATTACTCCTCGCTTCAGTTATATCATGAAGCAATTATTTGAAAGGACACTGGGTGTTGAAATTGGTTACGCTACAAAAGTCGAGGATTTTATAAAGCACTCCGGCCCCAAGATGACTTATACCAAACAACCGCTTCAGAACGAGTTCTTTGTTAAAAGTAATGATCTTTTGTTCGAACAGGGAATCAACGATGTTCCAATATCGGTTATGGATTGGGATGATACGCCGTGTTTTTTTGGTACGGATGAGCGTAGTAATGTTCCCTTTGATGTCTTTGCGGCCAGCTTTTATTTATTGAGCAGGTATGAGGAGTATCTCCCCCACGTCAAGGATATTCATGGAAGATTTTCACCTAAGGACAGTTTGGCCTACCAAAATAATTTTCTTCATAAACCTGTAGTGGATATTTGGGCGTTTAAGCTATTGGCTCAACTCCAAGAACGTTTCCCAGAGCTAGAAGGAGGAAAAAGGAATTACGAATACGTGTCCCTTCTAGATGTGACGACTTCACACTGTTATTCCCATAGGGGAGTAGTACGCGGAATATCAGGATTGGCTTTGGACTTGGGCACTCTTAAATTGAGAAGAGTAATTGAAAGACTTGCGGTATGGCTGAAATTGAGAAAAGATCCCTATGATAATTTTTCGGAATTAATTAACTGGCACAGGGAATATGGCGTAAAAAGTATTTTCTTTTTTCAGTTTGCTGATTATTCGAAATACGATAAAAACGTCTCCATTAACAACAATAATTTTAAGTCGCTCATCAAATACATAGCGGATTACAGTACGGTGGCTCTGGCAGCTTCCTATACTTCCTTTAATAATGAGGAGGTGTTAAAGAAAGAGAAAAATAATCTGGAAGGTGTTATCAACAGGGCCGTGACTTCCTCCCGCATGCGGTACAACAGGGTTGACGTTCCAGATACCTACAGGAGACTCCTGGCGGCCGAATTTACGGATGATTACACCATGGGCTATTCCCATGAAATCGGTTTTAGGGCTGGTACTTGTACTTCGTTCGCCTTCTATGATATCCCATTGGAAATACAGCAGCCCATTAAGGTCCATCCGTATGCCGTACATGATTATGCCCTATCCACGTTAAAACGTGAAGGAGAAGTTTCTTTGCGCTTAAACTTGGTCTATGACGAGGTGAAAAATGTGAATGGAGGTTTCAGAACCGTTTTTTCCAATGAATTGCTGGGGAGTTCGGAGCGGCTGGAATGGAAAACGATTTATAAAGCTGTTTTAAACAATTATCATGTATAAAGAGTTCGTTACCGATGTTTTTTTTGATTTAGATCATACACTTTGGGATTTTGAAAAAAACTCCGCCCTTACCTTCGAAAAGATTTTGGTGGAGCACAAAATAGATATCGATTTGGCTAAGTTCCTTGATGTTTATGTGCCGGCTAATCTAGTTTACTGGAAATTGTACCGAGAAGAAAAGATATCGAAGGAAGACTTAAGGTACCAGCGTTTAAAGACTGTTTTTGATACTTTGAGTTATGAGGTTTCCGACGATATGATTTTTAGTTTATCAGAAGAATATATCTATCATTTATCTTCGCACAACAACTTGTTTCCCAATACTATAGAAGTTTTGGAATATTTAAAGCTAAACTATCGGCTCCACATCATCACTAACGGATTTCAAGAAATACAGGATAAGAAACTGAAGAATTCAGGAATTTATTCATTTTTTGATGAAGTGATTAATTCGGAAATGGCCGGAGTCAAAAAGCCGAATCCGATAATTTTTGAACTTGCACTTGAAAAGGCCAATGTTGCCCCTAAAAAGTCCATTATGATTGGCGATAGTCTTGAAGCCGATATCCTTGGGGCAATGGGTGTAGGTCTTCATGCCATTCATTTCAATGCCCATAACGAACCAGAACATCAGCATTGTCCTATGATTCAGGATCTTTGGGAAATAAAAAGTTATTTGTAGAGTTATAATTAATACAGCTCTTTAAGCTGTGTTAGTTAACGGTAATGAAAGGATTAAGGATAGTCGTTTTACTTTTTTTGTTTATCACTTCATGCACGGACAAGCAGGACTTTGGTCAGTATGATGATTTGACGATTACACCCACTTACGAAACAAGTATTTTTTACGTAAAAGCCCAAGAAAGTATCATCAACAGGGTGGTGGGGCTAAGTTTCTTTTCCCAGAATTTTAATTTTGATGCGTTTGAAGAAAAATTCTTTGCTGATCGGGTCTTGGATGGTGTTATTACGTACGAGCTAGAGAACACGACCAGCAAGGATATTGAGGTTTCCATAGAATTTTTGGACGAGGACAATAATGTTTTGGATATCGAATTTTTTCAGATGAGCCCAGCACCTACCGCAATACTCATTCGGGAAGTTGCCTATGGTACCACTGGTAAGAGTTTGGATGTTTTAAGAAATACTTCTAATATTAGACTTAGCGCAAGAAATCTAGGGGATAACAGTAGTACCTCGAACCTACCGGACGCCGCTATCATTTTGAGGTCCGCCGGTAAATTTAGGCTCAGATTAAAATGAGAGTTTCGTCTGGCTGTCTTTTTATAATGCTTTTCTGCTGTGCTTTATTACGAGGGCAAAATAAGCAGTTGCTTTATGATTTTTCCGAAATTCCACAATCCTTGATCATTAATCCTGGTGTGGAGACTGATTTTCAATGGTATGCAGGTATTCCCGTACTATCAGGACTTTCTGCCCACGCAGGTTCAAATGGAATTTCTGTGAACGATATTTTTGCCGACGACGGTCTGGATATTAATGTTAAGGTAAGGGAACGGATGGTTGCCGGACTTTCCACACGTGATGAGTTCATGGGTAATGTTAGTTTAGAACTCCTGAGTGGAGGCTACCGAAGTGAAAATCCAAATATCTTTTACTCCTTTGGAGCTTATTTGGAGCTGGATAATATTACTTATTGGCCCCAAGATTATGCCTACCTGGCATTTGAAGGAAATTCGGACCAACTGGATAGAAGATTTGATTTGGGCGATTTGAAATCTCGGGGGTCCATGGTCAACGTCTTTCATTTCGGTATAAATAAGAAAATTGATGAAAATTTAACGGTTGGGGCAAGAGGCAAAATATATTCTTCGATTGCAGATTACAACTCTTCCACGAACAACGGATATCTTGTAAATACTCAGGGACAGAATAATCTGTTGGCTACTACAATTAGTGCAGATTTAAGACTAAGAAGTTCAGGTTTTGGAGAGCTGAGAAATGCGGAAAGAGATGAAACTTTAGGAGGTACTATTACAAAGAGAGCGCTTTTTGGCGGTGATTTAGGTTTAGGTTTCGATATGGGTTTCTCTTATCATTTAAACGATAGAACTGTCGTTACCGGTAGTTTACTTGACCTGGGCCTTATCTACCATTCAAGTGATGTTTACACGTACAGTCTGGAGGGAAGTGCTACCGTGGAGGGCATTGAAATTGATGTTCTGGAAGATTTCGCAAACTTGAATAGGGATTTTTGGCAGGATTTGGTAGATGAGGTAGAAGAGATTGTTCCTTTTGAAACCTCTTATAAGTCTTATATAACATTTCGACCTACAAAACTCAATGCGTCTTTACGCCATGATTTTGGTAAACCCATTGAAAATGGTTCTGGGATAGACTGTGATTGTACAGCGGGAAGTTCTAGAAATAGGCTTAGGGTAAAATATAGAAATTCGGTCGGTGGGCATTTATACGCCATTAATAGACCTAGGGGTCCGCAATTGGCATTGACCGGTTTTTATTTAAGAAGGTTCGGTAACTATATGGCGCTCAAAGCCAACTATACCGCAGATAAGTTCAGCTATACGAATTTGGGCCTTGGGTTGAATATTCAAGCGGGCCCGGTTAACTTTTATGTAATGGCGGATAATCTTTTATCCTATCAGAACATAGCTGCTACTAATTATGCCTCTTTTCAATTAGGATTAAATATCATATCTTGGGGAAGGAAATAATACCTTAAAGCCTCCATTTACATTATCTTTTAGCTTTTGGCACGCTTTTTTCATTTCTTTCTATACAATCCTAAAATTCAATTATTTTGAAAACAATAGTATTATCCTTTTTTATACTTTTTTCCTACTTAGGCTGGGGCCAGGGAAACTTGAACGATTATAAATATATCATTGTTCCCAAGAAGTTTGAGGGGTTCAGGAACGCCAACGAACATCAGACAAGCACTTTGATTAAGTACCTCTTTACTCAAAAAGGATTTACGGCGGTGTACGATGACGACCTGCCGGAAGACCTTAGGCAAAACAGGTGCTTAGGACTGGAGGCATCTTTAAAGGATGATTCCTCTATGTTCAGTACAAAAACAATTATTGCTTTGATAGATTGTAATGGGGATTCGGTTTATGAAACAAAACAGGGTATAAGTAGGATTAAGGAATATAAGCAATCCTATAACGAGGCTATTAATTTGGCTATGAATTCATTTAATAGCGCAAACTATAGCTATGTTGGAAAAACGGAGAATCCTAAACCTATCACCGTTAGTTTTAAGAACGATGTGAAGAAGTTGGAGGAGAAGACGCCCAATTTAAAAAAGACCGAAAAAACTTCTCCATCCAAAGAAGTAAGCGTTAAAGACTCGGCCAACAAAAAGCCAAAAAACGTTAATCCAATGGTAACGCAGCAGGCCACTACTGAAAATCAACTGTACGAAAGTAAGGAGCCTGTAGTTCTGGAGAAGGTTGAAGAAAGCGGGATAAAAAAACTCACGCCAAAGAGGATTGACCCAAACGATGTCTGGTATGCCCAGGAACTTCCAAATGGTTATCAACTGGTAGATAGTTCTCCAAAGATTAGAATGAGACTTTTAAAGAGTTCAAAGGATAATGTCTATATGGCACAATCGGATGATCATAATGGAATGGTGTATCAAAAAGAGGGGAAATGGATTTTTGAATATTATGAAGGGGACACCTTAGTGCATAAAGAATTGAAAATTAAGTTTTAAAAGTCATATTTGTCTTTCCATCTTTTTTTAAGAAAATCGCTCAACGCATTTTCCCTTTGATTTTTGCCCGGGACATAGAATGTAGTTCCTGAGAGTTCATCGGGTAAAAATTCAGTTGCCACAAAGTTATTTTCGTAGTTGTGTGCGTATTGATAATTGTCCCCGTAACCTAGGTCTTTCATAAGTTTAGTCGGGGCATTTCTTAGGGAAAGCGGTACGGAAAGATTGCCTGTTTGTTGAACGGCTTGTTGCGCCTTTCCGATGGCCATATAACTAGCATTGCTTTTGGCGGATGTTGCCAAATAGATGGCACACTGGCTCAATAGTATTCTCGCCTCTGGATATCCAATTGTAGTTACTGCTTGAAAAGTAGTATTTGCCATAACTAGAGCCGTTGGGTTGGCAAGGCCTATGTCCTCGGAAGCTGAAATGAGCATTCTCCTTGCAATAAATTTTACGTCCTCACCACCCTCTATCATACGCGCCAGCCAGTAGACGGCCGCATTGGGGTCACTACCGCGAATAGATTTTATAAATGCGGATATAATATCATAATGTTGTTCTCCCGTCTTGTCGTAAAGCACGATATTTTTTTGGGCTTTTTCCAGTACTAGCTCATCAGTGATGGTTATTTTTTCCGAGTCTTCGGAATTTACAACCAACTCGAAAATATTCAATAATTTTCTTCCATCACCTCCGGAAAGCCGCAGCAACGCTTCCGTTTCCTTAAGTTTAATTTTCTTGGATTTAAGAAAATCATCTTGCTGCATCGCACGTTTAAGCAATTTCTCCAAATCTTCTTTACCAAAAGCATTGAGTACATAGACCTGACATCTAGATAACAGGGCGGGTATCACTTCAAAGCTAGGATTTTCGGTTGTTGCACCAATTAAGGTTACCCAACCCTTTTCAACCGCTGCCAAGAGGGAATCTTGTTGTGATTTGCTAAAACGATGAATCTCGTCTATAAATAAAATTGGATTTTTAGAAGTAAAAAGCCCTCCGGCCTGTTTAGCCTTTTCAATTACCTCTCGTATATCTTTTACCCCACTATTAATGGCGCTTAGTACGTAGAAAGGACGTTTGCTTTCTTCGGCAATAATGTTTGCTAGCGTCGTTTTGCCCGTTCCTGGAGGTCCCCAGAGGATAAGGGAAGGAATTATTCCTTTCTTTATCTGATTGGTCAAAGAACCTTTTTCTCCCACTAGATGGTTTTGACTGATGTAGTCTTCCAAAGTCTTAGGGCGAATTCTTTCAGCTAAAGGTTCGTTCATGCTATAAAAATAGAATAAAGTTCTTGAAGTGCTATTTATATTGGTGCAATATCAATTCTTGTTTTTTGTTTGTATTTGTAAGGGTGACAATTTGCCCGATTTTGGAATTTGGCGAAGAAATTGATTAATTCCTCTTAATTTTAATACAATGCGGGAAAATTCAAATTTTAAATTTTCTAATCTGGTATTGATTGTTCCACTAGGAGCCGTTCTCATGATTTGGGGGGTCTATTGGTTGGAATTATTGAACAACATAAATTTGAACTCTTTTGGTATTTATCCAAGAACTTTATCAGGACTAAAAGGGATTGTACTAAGTCCTTTTATTCATGGTTCACTGAAACATCTATATAATAATACCATTCCGATTGCAGTTTTGCTCTCTGCTCTTTTCTATTTTTATAAGAGTAACGCTTGGAAAGTACTTTTGATTGGGGTGCTATTGTCAGGCCTAATAACCTGGGGAATAGGGAGAAGTTCTTATCATATAGGTGCAAGTGGTCTTATTTATGTTCTGGCCAGTTTCGTTTTTTTTAAGGGCGTATTTACTAAATACTATAGACTTATTGCTCTATCGTTGGTCGTTGTTTTCATCTACGGAAGTCTATTGTGGTATATTTTTCCAGTTAAGGAAGGAATATCGTGGGAAGGACACTTGGGAGGCTTTATTACCGGATTTATATTAGCCCTTGGTTTAAACGTTAGAGTTCCTACGTCTAAAGGTTTCGATTGGGAGAGAGAGGATTATGATGAAGAGGAAGATCCTTTTCTAAGGCATTTTGATGCTGACGGTAATTTCATCGAAACTGCTCCTAATGAGGAGATTGAAGAGAATGACACCATCAAAATTAACTATGAGTACAAAAAAGAATCGGGGGAGGGTTGAACAAATAAATTAAACCTTCATGCGTTGTCTTACGGATTCATATAAAAAAACTGCACAGGCTACCGAGACGTTTAAGGAACCTATCTCTCCAAGTAGGGGTATTTTAGCAGAATGGTCGGAAACTTTTAAGATTGATGGGGTAATCCCTCTGTCTTCGGACCCCATGACTATGGCCGTTGGTTTTGTGAACTCGATATCATAAACCGATGTCTTGGTTTTTTCAGTAGCTGATATAATTTGTATGCCTGACGCCTGTAGATAAAACACAGCATCCTTAAGGTGTTCTACTTTTGCAATTGGAACTTTAAATGCGGCACCGGCTGAGGTTTTAATCGTATCTGCGGTAACAGGTGCTGCTCCCTTTTTCTGAATGATAATGCCGTCCACGCCAGAACATTCCGCAGTTCGTATGATGGCTCCAAAATTGCGGACATCCGATAGCTGGTCCAAAAGCAAAAACAGTGCTGGCGTTTCTTTATTTTGAGACTTTTCCACCAACTCCTCCAAAGTATGAAAGGAAATAGGGGAGATGTTGGCTACGGCACCTTGATGGTTATTCTTGGTTAAGCGATTCAGTTTTTCTACGGGTACGTAAGAAATTGTAATCTCTTTTTTTCTTAATAGATTTTCCAAATCCCGTATCAAATCACCCTTAAGGCCTTTTTGCACAAAGACTTTATCAATTTCCTCGTTGGAATTAACAGCTTCTATGATGGC
This sequence is a window from Maribacter aestuarii. Protein-coding genes within it:
- a CDS encoding UDP-N-acetylmuramate--L-alanine ligase — protein: MNIHFIAIGGSAMHNLALALEHKGYTITGSDDVIFEPSKSRLAAKGLLPETFGWYPEKIHEGLDAIVLGMHAKADNPELLKAQELGLTIYSYPEFLYEQSKDKTRVVIGGSHGKTTITSMILHVLNYHNIKVDYMVGAQLEGFDRMVHLTEDNDFIVLEGDEYLSSPIDRRPKFHLYKPNIALLSGIAWDHINVFPTFENYVEQFQIFVDSIVNGGSITYNEEDPEVKRVVEASENTIRKLAYSTPAYKVLDGQTFLETPEGPMPIEVFGEHNLSNLSGAKWICQHMGVDEEDFYEAIATFKGASKRLEKIAEGKTSVAYKDFAHSPSKVAATTRAVKEQYPDRKLVACLELHTYSSFNPEFLKEYKGALDFADEAVIFYLPESVAIKKLAAVTPSQIAEAFKREDLIIFTDANSFHAYLNGKDYEDTTLLLMSSGNYGGFNLDTLNGLLK
- a CDS encoding DUF1569 domain-containing protein, giving the protein MQSLLNGDTHTEIINRLDKLNENSERLWGKMTVGQMCWHCQYPLKLAITNKKNTSRGNWFIKLFFKKSLYDDKPWRRNLPTSPQLKAREPKNFKEERDKLKSLINEFHSLQGREVWYPHPTFGTFTKDQWGQLQYKHLNHHLTQFGV
- the radC gene encoding RadC family protein, which translates into the protein MQERAKSFSIKNWSDDDKPREKLISKGRAVLSDAELIAILIGSGSRSESAVELSKRILASTENSLNELGRLSVKQLMKFKGIGEAKAVTIAAALEIGRRRRGEESVKIEAIGSSRDAYELLQPLMGDLEHEEFWILYLNNSNKVLHKAQLSKGGITGTLVDVRIIMRQALELGAIALILAHNHPSGTLKPSNADKQITQKIKAGGEALDIKVLDHLIITQKNYFSFADDKIL
- a CDS encoding polysaccharide deacetylase family protein gives rise to the protein MKQLFERTLGVEIGYATKVEDFIKHSGPKMTYTKQPLQNEFFVKSNDLLFEQGINDVPISVMDWDDTPCFFGTDERSNVPFDVFAASFYLLSRYEEYLPHVKDIHGRFSPKDSLAYQNNFLHKPVVDIWAFKLLAQLQERFPELEGGKRNYEYVSLLDVTTSHCYSHRGVVRGISGLALDLGTLKLRRVIERLAVWLKLRKDPYDNFSELINWHREYGVKSIFFFQFADYSKYDKNVSINNNNFKSLIKYIADYSTVALAASYTSFNNEEVLKKEKNNLEGVINRAVTSSRMRYNRVDVPDTYRRLLAAEFTDDYTMGYSHEIGFRAGTCTSFAFYDIPLEIQQPIKVHPYAVHDYALSTLKREGEVSLRLNLVYDEVKNVNGGFRTVFSNELLGSSERLEWKTIYKAVLNNYHV
- a CDS encoding YjjG family noncanonical pyrimidine nucleotidase, whose amino-acid sequence is MYKEFVTDVFFDLDHTLWDFEKNSALTFEKILVEHKIDIDLAKFLDVYVPANLVYWKLYREEKISKEDLRYQRLKTVFDTLSYEVSDDMIFSLSEEYIYHLSSHNNLFPNTIEVLEYLKLNYRLHIITNGFQEIQDKKLKNSGIYSFFDEVINSEMAGVKKPNPIIFELALEKANVAPKKSIMIGDSLEADILGAMGVGLHAIHFNAHNEPEHQHCPMIQDLWEIKSYL
- a CDS encoding DUF5723 family protein gives rise to the protein MLYDFSEIPQSLIINPGVETDFQWYAGIPVLSGLSAHAGSNGISVNDIFADDGLDINVKVRERMVAGLSTRDEFMGNVSLELLSGGYRSENPNIFYSFGAYLELDNITYWPQDYAYLAFEGNSDQLDRRFDLGDLKSRGSMVNVFHFGINKKIDENLTVGARGKIYSSIADYNSSTNNGYLVNTQGQNNLLATTISADLRLRSSGFGELRNAERDETLGGTITKRALFGGDLGLGFDMGFSYHLNDRTVVTGSLLDLGLIYHSSDVYTYSLEGSATVEGIEIDVLEDFANLNRDFWQDLVDEVEEIVPFETSYKSYITFRPTKLNASLRHDFGKPIENGSGIDCDCTAGSSRNRLRVKYRNSVGGHLYAINRPRGPQLALTGFYLRRFGNYMALKANYTADKFSYTNLGLGLNIQAGPVNFYVMADNLLSYQNIAATNYASFQLGLNIISWGRK
- a CDS encoding replication-associated recombination protein A encodes the protein MNEPLAERIRPKTLEDYISQNHLVGEKGSLTNQIKKGIIPSLILWGPPGTGKTTLANIIAEESKRPFYVLSAINSGVKDIREVIEKAKQAGGLFTSKNPILFIDEIHRFSKSQQDSLLAAVEKGWVTLIGATTENPSFEVIPALLSRCQVYVLNAFGKEDLEKLLKRAMQQDDFLKSKKIKLKETEALLRLSGGDGRKLLNIFELVVNSEDSEKITITDELVLEKAQKNIVLYDKTGEQHYDIISAFIKSIRGSDPNAAVYWLARMIEGGEDVKFIARRMLISASEDIGLANPTALVMANTTFQAVTTIGYPEARILLSQCAIYLATSAKSNASYMAIGKAQQAVQQTGNLSVPLSLRNAPTKLMKDLGYGDNYQYAHNYENNFVATEFLPDELSGTTFYVPGKNQRENALSDFLKKRWKDKYDF
- a CDS encoding rhomboid family intramembrane serine protease encodes the protein MRENSNFKFSNLVLIVPLGAVLMIWGVYWLELLNNINLNSFGIYPRTLSGLKGIVLSPFIHGSLKHLYNNTIPIAVLLSALFYFYKSNAWKVLLIGVLLSGLITWGIGRSSYHIGASGLIYVLASFVFFKGVFTKYYRLIALSLVVVFIYGSLLWYIFPVKEGISWEGHLGGFITGFILALGLNVRVPTSKGFDWEREDYDEEEDPFLRHFDADGNFIETAPNEEIEENDTIKINYEYKKESGEG
- the rlmB gene encoding 23S rRNA (guanosine(2251)-2'-O)-methyltransferase RlmB, which translates into the protein MQTTTQIYGIRAIIEAVNSNEEIDKVFVQKGLKGDLIRDLENLLRKKEITISYVPVEKLNRLTKNNHQGAVANISPISFHTLEELVEKSQNKETPALFLLLDQLSDVRNFGAIIRTAECSGVDGIIIQKKGAAPVTADTIKTSAGAAFKVPIAKVEHLKDAVFYLQASGIQIISATEKTKTSVYDIEFTKPTAIVMGSEDRGITPSILKVSDHSAKIPLLGEIGSLNVSVACAVFLYESVRQRMKV